One genomic window of Garra rufa chromosome 2, GarRuf1.0, whole genome shotgun sequence includes the following:
- the LOC141325776 gene encoding TBC1 domain family member 9 — translation MWVNPEEVLLASALWMTERANPYFILQKRKGHGDGGGGLAGLLVGTLDVVLDSSARVAPYRILYQTPDSLVYWTIAHGSSRKEITENWEWLEQNLLQTLSIFENENDITTFVKGKIQGIIAEYNKSHDVKEDDDTDKFKEAIAKFRKLFVMPEEEKLVNYYSCSYWKGKVPRQGWLYLSINHLCFYSYLLGKEAKLVIRWADITQLEKNATLLLPDMVRVSTRCSEHVFSVFLNINETFKLMEQLANIAMRQLLDNKGFEQDRSLPKLKKKSPKKVSALKRDLDARAKSERYRALFRLPKDEKLDGHTDCTLWTPFNKMHILGQMFVSTNYICFTSKEETACSLIIPLREVTIVEKADSSNVLPSPLSISTKNKMTFLFANLKDRDFLVQRISDFLQQTTSKIYLEREITGSLSSSDDEVYSQQGSVLSCSPQRSALSSEGESDRQFNLNDNRVPTATQALMTMYRRRSPEEFNPKLAKEFLKEQAWKNHFTEYGQGVCMYRTEKTKDLVLQGIPENMRGELWLLFSGAINEMATHPGYYEDLVEKSMGKYNLATEEIERDLHRSLPEHPAFQNEMGIAALRRVLTAYAFRNPNIGYCQAMNIVTSVLLLYAKEEEAFWLLVALCERMLPDYYNTRVVGALVDQGVFEELAHVYVPQLYDCMQALGVISTISLSWFLTKII, via the exons ATGTGGGTGAACCCTGAGGAGGTGTTGCTGGCCAGCGCGTTATGGATGACAGAGAGAGCGAATCCCTATTTCATCCTGCAGAAGAGAAAGGGCCATGGAGACGGAGGAGGAGGACTCGCGG GTCTGTTGGTTGGTACCCTTGATGTTGTGCTGGACTCGAGCGCCCGTGTGGCCCCATACAGGATTCTCTACCAGACCCCAGATTCCCTGGTTTACTGGACCATTGCCCACG GGAGCTCTCGTAAGGAGATCACAGAGAACTGGGAATGGCTGGAGCAGAATCTGCTGCAGACGCTCTCCATCTTCGAGAACGAGAATGACATCACCACCTTCGTCAAGGGCAAAATACAG gGTATTATAGCCGAATACAACAAAAGCCATGATGTCAAAGAAGATGACGACACGGATAAGTTTAAGGAGGCCATCGCTAAGTTTCGCAAACTCTTTGTCATGCCGGAGGAGGAGAAGCTGGTGAACTACTACTCCTGCAGCTACTGGAAGGGGAAGGTGCCGCGGCAGGGCTGGCTGTACCTCAGCATCAACCACCTTTGCTTTTATTCCTACCTGCTCGGGAAAGAGG CTAAGCTGGTGATCCGCTGGGCCGACATCACTCAGCTGGAGAAGAACGCCACGCTGCTGCTGCCGGACATGGTGCGTGTCAGCACACGCTGCAGCGAGCACGTCTTCTCCGTCTTCCTCAACATCAACGAGACCTTCAAACTCATGGAACAGCTCGCCAACATAGCCATGAGACAGCTGCTGGACAACAAGGGCTTCGAGCAGGACCGCTCTCTGCCCAAACTCAAGAAGAAGTCGCCCAAGAAAGTGTCGGCCCTCAAAAG GGACTTGGACGCCAGGGCTAAAAGCGAACGATATCGGGCGCTTTTCCGCCTTCCGAAAGATGAGAAATTAGACGGCCACACAGACTGCACGCTATGGACACCCTTCAACAAGATGCACATCCTCGGACAGATGTTCGTCTCCACTAATTACATCTGCTTCACCAGTAAAGAGGAGACCGCCTGCAGCCTGATTATCCCACTCAGAGAG GTGACCATCGTTGAGAAAGCCGATAGCTCTAACGTCCTTCCCAGCCCCTTGTCAATCAGCACCAAAAACAAAATGACCTTCCTCTTTGCCAACCTCAAAGATCGGGACTTCCTGGTGCAGAGGATCTCGGACTTCCTGCAGCAGACCACCTCCAAAATCTACTTGGAGCGGGAAATCACGGGCAGCCTCAGCAGCTCAGACGACGAG GTGTACTCTCAGCAGGGCAGTGTCTTGTCCTGTAGTCCTCAGCGCAGTGCTCTCAGCTCTGAGGGAGAGAGCGACAGGCAGTTCAATCTCAATGATAACAGGGTTCCCACCGCAACACAGGCCCTGATGACCATGTACCGCCGACGGTCGCCGGAGGAGTTCAACCCCAAACTG GCGAAAGAGTTTCTGAAGGAGCAGGCCTGGAAGAATCACTTCACCGAATACGGCCAGGGAGTGTGTATGTACCGCACGGAGAAGACCAAAGACCTGGTGCTGCAGGGCATCCCAGAGAACATGAGAGGAGAGCTCTGGCTCCTGTTTTCTG GGGCGATTAACGAGATGGCCACTCATCCTGGATATTACGAGGATCTGGTGGAGAAATCGATGGGAAAATATAATCTGGCCACAGAGGAGATCGAGAGAGACCTGCACCGCTCTCTTCCAGAGCATCCAGCCTTTCAGAATGAGATGGGCATTGCCGCCCTGCGTCGAGTCCTCACAGCGTACGCCTTCCGCAACCCCAACATCGGCTACTGCCAG GCCATGAACATCGTGACCTCCGTCCTGCTGCTGTATGCTAAAGAGGAAGAGGCCTTCTGGCTGCTGGTGGCCTTATGTGAGCGCATGCTTCCCGACTACTACAACACCAGAGTCGTAG GTGCTTTGGTGGACCAGGGTGTGTTCGAGGAGCTGGCTCACGTCTATGTTCCTCAGCTGTACGACTGCATGCAGGCGCTGGGTGTCATCTCCACCATCTCTCTGTCCTGGTTCCTCAC TAAAATAATATAA